Below is a genomic region from Terriglobia bacterium.
CCCCCCCCCATTTTTCCCCCGCCCCCACTGTTTTTCTGCTATTTCTTGTGCGGAGGTTCCGCGCCATGTCCGCATCCGACCGTCGATCGTTCCTCAAGTTTCTTGCAGCAAGCCCCTTATTCGCTTCGGCGCTCGCTTCGCTTCCGGCCTTCGCCCAAACCCTGGATCAGGCATCCGACGCCCTCGATGTTTTCGATTTTCAGGCCGCCGCGCAGAAAGCCATACCGCCCGCCCATTGGGGTTATCTGATGACCGGGGTCGACGGCGAGGAAACACTCAAGGCGAATCGCGACGGCTATGCACACTATCAACTCAAGACCCGGCGCTTCGTCGACGTCAGCAAGATGGATATGTCGGTGGAACTCTTCGGCATGAAGTTCAACTCGCCGATCGTCCTGTGTCCCGTCGGCAGCCAGCGCGCGTTCCATCGGGACGGTGAAGTGGGAGCCGCTCGCGCCGCGCAGGCGAAAGGACATCTGCAGATTCTTTCGACGCAGACTTCCATCGCCGTCGAGGACGTGATCAAGGCTCGCGGCGGGCCCATCTGGTATCAGCTCTATACCACCGACAACTTCGATGCGACGACGAAACTCGTCAAGCGCGCGGAGGCCGCGGGCTGCACGGCGGTGGCGGTCACGGTCGATCTTCCGGCCGGGCGCAATACGGAAACCATGTCGCGGCTGCAGCGCACCGACACCCGCGTCTGCGGAACATGCCACGACGACGCGACCGGCACTTTGGCGAATCCCCGCGTCGGCGGCGGCACGAGCGCCTCGAAACCGATGTTTGCCGGAATCAATACGCAGGGACTCGGTCTCACTTCGCCGTCACTCACCTGGGATTTCATCAAACGGTTGAAAGACGTTACGAAAATGAAGGTCGTGATCAAAGGCCTCGAAACCCGCGAAGACGCTTCGCAGGCGATCGAGCACGGCGCCGACGGAATCATCGTTTCCAACCACGGCGGCCGCGCGACGGAAACAGGCCGGGGGACGATCGAATGCCTGCCGGAAGTCGTTCAGGCTGTCCGCGGCCGCATTCCCGTCATCGTCGACGGCGGCGTCCGCCGCGGCACCGATGTCTTCAAAGCACTGGCCGTGGGAGCAACCGCGGTCGGCATCGGCCGTCCTTATATATGGGGACTTGGCGCTTTCGGGCAGCAGGGTGTCGAGCGCGTTTTGGATATTTTAAACAATGAACTGCGGCTGGCAATGGCGGGCTGCGGGACCCGGACCGTGAAGGAGATCACTTCGGCGAGTTTGATCGAAGTTCGGCGGGGTTAAAAACTTATTGGAAATTGCATCATTCGAAGTTGATTCATTTCAAATTTCAAATGCAGAAACCTCGAATGATGCAATTTCCAATAGAGTGTTTTCTTCTTACTCTACGGTGCTCTCCGCCTTCGTAAATCCATTCTTGGCGTGCTTGATGATCCAGCGGATCACCCGGCCGTTGTTGTACACATAGCTCACGATGTGATTCAGCGTCGAGAAGCAGTGCAGCTCGCACTCCTTCTTCATTTCAGAAAGCTGCAGGGGATCGAACTTCGGCGCTCCGACCACACCCCAGTCGTGGGTGGCCGAGTACATCGGGAAGCAGGGAGCCAGGGTTCCGTCCGTGCGGATGATCAGCGTATTCCGTCCGGCGCGGCAGCCCCACGGCTCAATATCTCCGCGCATGAACTGCTTCATCTGGCGCAGGCGCGCCTTCTGATTGACGATCTTGTAACCCTGTTCGTGCTTCTCCAGGATCCAATCGATCAGATCGTCGACCTTCGGCTGATCTTCCGTCGTCAGGAAGGTGCTGTTCTCGTTGTAATGCTTGAAGTGGGGCGCGTCGATGATCGGCGATTCG
It encodes:
- a CDS encoding alpha-hydroxy acid oxidase; its protein translation is MSASDRRSFLKFLAASPLFASALASLPAFAQTLDQASDALDVFDFQAAAQKAIPPAHWGYLMTGVDGEETLKANRDGYAHYQLKTRRFVDVSKMDMSVELFGMKFNSPIVLCPVGSQRAFHRDGEVGAARAAQAKGHLQILSTQTSIAVEDVIKARGGPIWYQLYTTDNFDATTKLVKRAEAAGCTAVAVTVDLPAGRNTETMSRLQRTDTRVCGTCHDDATGTLANPRVGGGTSASKPMFAGINTQGLGLTSPSLTWDFIKRLKDVTKMKVVIKGLETREDASQAIEHGADGIIVSNHGGRATETGRGTIECLPEVVQAVRGRIPVIVDGGVRRGTDVFKALAVGATAVGIGRPYIWGLGAFGQQGVERVLDILNNELRLAMAGCGTRTVKEITSASLIEVRRG